Proteins encoded in a region of the Flavobacteriaceae bacterium HL-DH10 genome:
- a CDS encoding HlyD family efflux transporter periplasmic adaptor subunit yields the protein MKYYNYILGIAWMTSLIACSHTNEKADGYGNFEATEITVSAENNGKIMQFSVSEGDLLKKEQFVGFIDTTSLALKREQLQVSKAIITSKSKGVLSQINILNAKLKTAYSNKERIENLIKDEAGTQKQLDDVQGEVNVIKNQIRSVEIQNAPVVNELKSIDVQLKQIDDQITKSKIINPINGTVLTKYAEPNEITTFAKPLYKIADLSIMKLRVYVSETQLVGLKIGQEMTVKIDDADAMKSYIGTISWIASEAEFTPKIIQTKEERVALVYAVKIDVKNDGSIKIGMPAEMWLNNQEE from the coding sequence ATGAAGTATTACAATTATATTTTAGGAATCGCATGGATGACAAGTTTAATTGCTTGTAGCCATACAAACGAAAAAGCCGATGGCTATGGTAATTTTGAAGCTACAGAAATAACTGTTTCTGCAGAAAATAATGGCAAAATAATGCAGTTTAGCGTGAGTGAAGGAGATCTATTAAAAAAAGAACAGTTTGTTGGTTTTATAGACACCACTTCTTTAGCCTTAAAACGCGAACAATTACAGGTTTCTAAAGCCATTATTACATCAAAATCTAAAGGTGTTTTGTCGCAAATTAATATACTGAATGCCAAATTAAAAACAGCTTATTCAAATAAGGAACGTATTGAAAATTTAATTAAAGATGAGGCTGGTACACAAAAACAATTAGACGATGTACAAGGTGAAGTTAATGTGATTAAAAATCAAATTAGAAGTGTTGAAATTCAAAATGCTCCTGTGGTAAATGAACTAAAAAGTATCGATGTGCAATTAAAACAAATTGATGATCAAATTACGAAAAGTAAAATAATTAATCCCATAAATGGCACCGTTTTAACCAAATACGCTGAGCCTAATGAAATTACAACTTTTGCAAAACCACTATATAAAATAGCCGATTTGAGCATCATGAAATTAAGGGTTTATGTGAGCGAAACGCAATTAGTAGGTTTAAAAATAGGACAAGAAATGACTGTGAAAATTGATGATGCCGATGCTATGAAATCGTATATTGGGACTATTAGTTGGATTGCATCAGAAGCAGAGTTTACACCAAAAATTATTCAAACTAAAGAGGAGCGTGTCGCTTTAGTTTATGCTGTTAAAATTGATGTTAAAAATGATGGTAGTATAAAAATTGGTATGCCTGCCGAAATGTGGTTAAATAATCAAGAAGAATAA
- a CDS encoding ABC transporter ATP-binding protein codes for MSDNKVIQVKNLTKKFGDFTAVDTITFDVEKGEVFGFLGANGAGKTTAIKMLIGISKPTFGEAQVAGFNVFTNAEDVKKNIGYMSQKFALYDDLTVRENITFFGGIYGLSKTRIKEKADALIEELGLKGVSNQLVKSLPLGWKQKISFSVALLHDPKIVFLDEPTGGVDPITRRQFWELIYKAASQGTTIFVTTHYMDEAEYCDRVSIMVNGKIEALNTPKNLKEQFKVANMNDVFLMLARG; via the coding sequence ATGAGCGATAATAAAGTTATACAAGTTAAAAATCTAACCAAAAAATTTGGTGATTTTACTGCTGTAGATACCATAACATTTGATGTTGAAAAAGGAGAAGTATTTGGTTTTTTAGGAGCTAATGGTGCAGGAAAAACGACCGCCATTAAAATGCTTATTGGTATTTCTAAACCAACATTTGGTGAAGCACAAGTTGCTGGCTTTAATGTATTTACTAATGCCGAAGATGTTAAAAAGAATATTGGTTATATGAGTCAGAAATTTGCGCTATACGATGATTTAACAGTTAGAGAAAACATCACTTTTTTTGGTGGTATTTACGGATTATCTAAAACTAGAATTAAAGAAAAAGCAGATGCGTTAATAGAAGAATTGGGATTAAAAGGAGTTAGTAATCAATTAGTTAAGAGTTTACCTTTGGGATGGAAACAAAAAATATCTTTTTCAGTAGCCTTATTGCACGACCCGAAAATTGTGTTTCTAGATGAACCCACTGGAGGAGTAGATCCTATTACTAGGCGACAGTTTTGGGAACTCATTTATAAAGCAGCAAGCCAAGGAACTACCATTTTTGTAACAACGCATTATATGGATGAAGCTGAATATTGTGACCGCGTATCGATTATGGTTAATGGAAAAATAGAAGCATTAAACACTCCTAAAAATCTAAAAGAACAGTTTAAAGTTGCTAATATGAATGATGTGTTTTTAATGTTGGCGAGAGGATGA
- a CDS encoding TolC family protein: MNHIQQIVIGVSLLFALPVMGQQIVTLQKCYDLVLVNYPLAKQTLLLQQQNQLDIEVINNKKLPQVSLDAQATYQSDVIEVPIPNASMEALNKDQYRATLSVNQLIYNGGATHASLHLKEAQLKTKEKQVEVSLYQLKKQVNQLYFSILLSQENSLLLNSKKALIESKLSEVKSGIKNGALLPASDKVLETELLKINQQFIEVNHNKMALLQTLSSLISKSLDASTMFQIPLIDNPSNTTINRPELEFFQYKKEEIEQSESLLSKKRAPKLMGFATGGYGNPGLNMLDNSFQTFYTVGVKLNWNVFDWNTNKKQRQSLVINKDMVDTETEIFKLNTNIELQQQQQTINKIEAFIISDKAIIELRKSVLKAADSQLKNGIITSSAYITELTNLYEDENRLIQHKILLQLTKANYNIIQGQ; this comes from the coding sequence ATGAATCATATACAACAAATTGTAATTGGGGTTAGCCTATTATTTGCACTACCTGTAATGGGGCAGCAAATTGTAACACTCCAAAAATGTTATGACTTGGTTTTAGTAAATTATCCTTTAGCAAAACAAACACTGTTATTGCAACAACAAAATCAATTAGATATCGAAGTTATTAATAACAAAAAGCTTCCTCAAGTAAGTTTAGACGCTCAGGCAACCTATCAGTCCGATGTTATTGAAGTGCCTATACCAAATGCTAGCATGGAGGCTTTAAATAAAGATCAGTACCGAGCTACACTTTCGGTAAATCAGCTTATCTATAATGGAGGTGCAACCCATGCTTCTTTACATTTAAAAGAAGCTCAACTTAAAACCAAAGAGAAACAAGTAGAAGTTAGTTTATACCAATTAAAAAAACAGGTAAACCAACTGTATTTTTCAATTTTGCTTTCACAAGAAAATTCCCTGTTATTAAATTCTAAAAAAGCCTTAATAGAATCTAAATTAAGTGAAGTAAAATCGGGTATTAAAAATGGAGCACTTCTCCCCGCTTCCGACAAAGTGTTAGAAACCGAATTATTAAAAATAAATCAGCAATTTATTGAAGTTAATCATAATAAAATGGCATTGTTACAAACACTTTCTAGTTTAATATCAAAGTCTTTAGATGCTTCAACAATGTTTCAAATACCTTTAATTGATAATCCCTCGAATACGACTATTAATCGCCCTGAATTAGAATTTTTTCAATATAAAAAAGAAGAAATAGAGCAATCTGAGAGCTTACTATCAAAAAAAAGAGCACCCAAATTAATGGGCTTTGCTACGGGTGGATATGGGAATCCAGGATTGAATATGCTAGATAATTCATTTCAAACATTTTATACGGTAGGTGTTAAATTAAATTGGAATGTATTCGATTGGAATACTAATAAAAAGCAACGTCAATCTTTAGTTATAAATAAAGATATGGTTGATACCGAAACAGAAATTTTTAAACTGAATACAAATATTGAACTTCAACAACAACAGCAAACTATTAATAAAATTGAAGCTTTTATTATTTCAGATAAGGCGATTATTGAACTTAGAAAATCAGTGCTTAAAGCTGCTGACTCTCAACTTAAAAATGGCATTATTACATCATCAGCTTACATTACAGAACTCACCAATTTATATGAAGATGAAAACAGGTTGATACAGCATAAAATCCTATTACAACTAACAAAAGCAAACTACAATATTATTCAAGGGCAATAA
- a CDS encoding OsmC family protein, translated as MEKHTYNVNISWTQDRKGMMCSPELKKNETNETYCIEVATPPEFDKGIPNIWTPEHLFTAAVSSCLMTTFLAIAEYSKLEFVSFKCDSKGILEKLDGKFVISEVLLFPEVIITDESKRERTERILDKSEKACLISNSITSKVTMKSKITIQN; from the coding sequence ATGGAAAAACATACTTATAACGTTAATATTAGTTGGACACAAGACCGAAAAGGAATGATGTGCTCACCAGAGTTAAAAAAGAATGAAACCAATGAAACCTATTGCATAGAAGTTGCAACACCACCAGAGTTTGATAAAGGAATTCCAAATATCTGGACGCCAGAACATTTATTTACAGCAGCTGTGAGCAGTTGTTTAATGACTACCTTTTTGGCTATTGCCGAATATTCAAAATTAGAATTTGTCAGTTTTAAATGTGATTCCAAAGGGATTTTAGAGAAGCTAGATGGTAAGTTTGTAATTAGTGAAGTATTATTGTTTCCAGAAGTCATCATTACAGACGAATCTAAACGAGAACGTACAGAACGTATTTTAGATAAATCTGAAAAAGCCTGTTTAATTTCAAATTCAATTACTTCAAAAGTTACTATGAAGAGTAAAATCACTATTCAGAATTAG
- a CDS encoding DUF4251 domain-containing protein, protein MKLINYSLVFIALTFISCGASKTTATAAEIEALNILIKNKQFTIESDWAYPQVTNAMQQVLNSGLLQPGSSAGSISLVGNTNFLTVSGDSISSYLPYFGERQMQVDYGGTDSGIQFSGLMKDYKTVKNKDQSFDITFNAKSNNENFNVYIKIYPSLNTDMTLNSSSRFPIRYSGVAKPKEKQISK, encoded by the coding sequence ATGAAACTTATAAATTACAGTCTTGTTTTTATTGCTTTAACCTTTATATCTTGTGGAGCATCAAAAACAACAGCTACAGCTGCTGAAATTGAAGCTTTAAACATACTAATAAAAAATAAACAATTCACTATTGAATCCGATTGGGCATACCCACAAGTTACAAATGCCATGCAGCAAGTTTTAAATTCTGGCTTATTGCAACCAGGAAGTTCTGCAGGTAGCATAAGCTTGGTAGGAAACACTAATTTTTTAACTGTTTCTGGAGATAGTATTTCGTCATATCTGCCATATTTCGGGGAACGTCAAATGCAAGTAGACTATGGCGGTACTGATTCAGGGATACAATTTAGTGGTTTAATGAAAGATTATAAAACTGTAAAAAACAAAGATCAGAGCTTTGATATTACATTTAACGCTAAAAGCAATAATGAAAATTTCAATGTCTATATAAAAATTTATCCCAGTTTAAATACTGATATGACGCTTAATAGTTCTTCTAGGTTTCCAATACGATATTCTGGAGTTGCTAAACCAAAAGAAAAACAAATATCTAAATAG
- a CDS encoding TetR/AcrR family transcriptional regulator: MKNTKDENTEYQILNAAKQVFQTKGMDGARMQEIANKAGINKAMLHYYYRSKQLLFEAVFKNAFSLLAPQLNAILNDDSTIEEKIKNFTSNYISFIIKHPYLPNFIIQELNRNEDFILKIKNNTGFPNLEKFKKQVNIEVEKGILRPISGEQLFINILSLNVFPFIGKPLIKALINTDDVTYNQLIESRKTEVSKFIINAIKP, translated from the coding sequence ATGAAAAATACAAAAGACGAAAATACAGAATATCAAATACTTAATGCTGCTAAACAAGTATTTCAAACCAAAGGAATGGATGGTGCTAGAATGCAAGAAATAGCAAATAAAGCAGGGATTAACAAAGCCATGCTTCATTATTATTACAGAAGTAAACAACTGCTTTTTGAAGCCGTTTTTAAAAATGCTTTTTCATTATTAGCACCACAATTAAATGCCATATTAAATGATGATTCTACAATTGAGGAGAAAATAAAAAATTTCACTTCAAATTATATATCATTTATAATAAAGCATCCTTATTTGCCAAATTTTATTATTCAAGAATTGAATAGAAATGAAGATTTTATCTTAAAAATTAAGAATAATACGGGCTTTCCTAATTTAGAAAAGTTTAAAAAACAAGTAAATATAGAAGTTGAAAAAGGCATTTTAAGACCCATTAGTGGTGAGCAATTGTTTATTAACATTTTATCGCTTAATGTGTTTCCTTTTATAGGGAAGCCATTAATAAAAGCTTTAATAAATACAGATGATGTAACTTATAATCAGTTAATTGAATCACGTAAAACAGAAGTTTCTAAGTTTATTATAAATGCTATCAAACCATAA
- a CDS encoding DUF1853 family protein, producing MDLKFKQIQLQYQGYLNTPLLWKTHEVFGLKQLELNKQDHLVFNEMIPDNLRLGKRVERFVTAELEKNKHIHVLLENIQIQNEKLTIGELDCILKRDETPIHLEIIYKFYLYDPNLGSTEIEHWIGPNRNDNLLKKLTKLKNKQLPLLHNIYTKPHLDTLNLKAESIWQRVYFKAQLFIPYHANTIDFRLLNKDCLKGFYIPFSEVEQFATCKFYIPNKIDWLIEVQTQIDWLPYNQFLEKITVLINKKTAPLCWVKFPKGAVQKFFVVWWD from the coding sequence ATGGATTTAAAATTTAAACAGATACAATTACAATATCAAGGGTATTTAAACACACCGTTGCTTTGGAAAACGCATGAGGTTTTTGGGTTAAAACAACTAGAACTAAATAAACAAGATCATCTTGTTTTTAATGAAATGATTCCTGATAATTTACGATTAGGAAAACGTGTAGAACGCTTTGTTACTGCTGAATTAGAAAAAAACAAGCATATACACGTATTGTTGGAAAACATACAAATACAGAATGAAAAATTAACCATAGGAGAGCTAGATTGTATTTTAAAGCGTGATGAAACTCCAATTCATTTAGAAATTATTTATAAGTTTTATTTATATGATCCCAATTTAGGTTCTACAGAAATTGAGCACTGGATTGGTCCTAATAGAAATGATAATCTATTAAAAAAGTTAACCAAATTAAAGAACAAACAATTACCGCTACTTCATAATATATATACAAAACCGCATTTAGATACTTTGAATTTAAAAGCTGAAAGTATATGGCAACGGGTTTATTTTAAAGCACAATTATTTATACCGTATCACGCTAATACTATTGATTTTAGGTTATTAAATAAGGATTGTTTAAAAGGGTTCTATATTCCTTTTTCTGAAGTAGAACAGTTTGCTACATGTAAATTTTATATTCCTAACAAAATAGATTGGTTAATAGAAGTTCAAACTCAAATAGATTGGCTACCCTATAACCAATTTCTTGAAAAAATAACCGTTTTAATAAATAAAAAAACAGCGCCTTTATGTTGGGTAAAATTCCCTAAAGGTGCTGTTCAAAAGTTTTTTGTTGTGTGGTGGGATTAA
- a CDS encoding ABC transporter permease, with product MKTIFYIIQKEFKQIFRNKSMLPIIFIMPLFQLIILANAATFDIKNIKFAYIDNDHSSTSRALIDKFRASNYFNVITDFSSEKQGSAAMLKGDVDVLLEIPVQFERAIQKEKYANLGITINAIDGAAAGLENVYVTQIIQRFNTHLKTDLQIASNSSIKPLNIVSIPLFWYNKTLNYKTFMVPGILVLLVTMITLFLSGMNIVREKEIGTLEQINVTPINKSQFIIGKLFPFWVIGLGLLTVGLLIAKLVFNVPMVGSFLLMYFYTSIYLLVVLGIGLFISNFTDTQQQAMFISWFFMVIFILMSGLFTPIESMPEWAQIITEFNPIKYFVEVMRMVMLKGSGFIDILPQLAKTLLYALVMNGLAVWSYKKIS from the coding sequence ATGAAAACGATTTTTTACATCATACAGAAAGAGTTTAAGCAGATTTTTAGAAATAAAAGCATGTTGCCCATTATATTTATCATGCCTTTGTTTCAACTTATTATACTTGCAAATGCTGCGACATTCGATATTAAAAATATCAAGTTCGCTTATATTGATAATGATCATTCATCAACTTCTAGAGCTTTAATTGATAAATTTAGAGCTTCAAATTATTTTAATGTTATAACTGATTTTTCTTCAGAAAAACAAGGAAGTGCAGCAATGCTTAAAGGAGATGTCGATGTGTTATTAGAAATTCCAGTACAATTTGAACGTGCTATACAAAAAGAAAAATATGCTAATTTAGGAATTACCATCAATGCTATTGATGGGGCAGCTGCTGGTTTAGAAAATGTATATGTGACACAAATAATACAACGCTTCAATACGCATTTAAAAACAGATTTACAGATAGCTTCTAATAGCAGTATTAAACCTTTAAATATTGTAAGCATTCCATTATTTTGGTATAATAAAACTTTAAATTATAAAACCTTTATGGTTCCAGGTATTTTGGTTTTATTAGTAACGATGATTACTTTATTTCTATCGGGAATGAATATTGTACGAGAAAAAGAAATAGGTACTTTAGAACAAATTAACGTGACACCTATTAATAAAAGTCAGTTTATTATTGGCAAATTATTTCCATTTTGGGTGATAGGATTAGGGTTATTAACCGTTGGTTTGCTTATTGCAAAACTTGTTTTTAATGTTCCTATGGTGGGTAGTTTTCTTTTAATGTATTTCTATACGTCTATATATCTATTAGTAGTTTTAGGTATTGGTTTATTTATTTCAAACTTTACTGATACACAGCAACAGGCTATGTTTATTTCTTGGTTTTTTATGGTGATTTTTATTTTAATGAGTGGGTTATTTACACCTATTGAAAGTATGCCAGAATGGGCGCAAATTATCACAGAATTTAATCCCATTAAATATTTTGTAGAAGTTATGCGTATGGTGATGCTAAAAGGTTCAGGATTTATCGATATACTTCCACAACTAGCAAAAACCTTATTATATGCGCTTGTTATGAACGGATTAGCAGTTTGGAGTTATAAGAAAATATCTTAA
- a CDS encoding metallophosphoesterase family protein — MTFSTNTILKLITILTCLFLAFNCKSSYNKRNTVNLIRQPYLQNAFKDSISILWITNKGKKAIVKYGTSKVLDKVAHGFITKDSLKLRNTVSIKGLERGKKYYYAIYTDDKRLASGEDYFFKTESAEKNASFSFYAMGDIGEPINKGGFPEITSWQIHNLKKHPDFGLGLGDIIYPDGKSAFADAYLFKPMESILKNIPFYPALGNHDWHVNPDINFATEWKLPNNEHYYSFDYNNAHFIALDTRSGKMYDQENQIEWFENDLKNAQGKYDWIFVYFHHNGITCTYKPEYKAVVDMYPLFTKYNVDLVLNGHAHTYERLMPFDKNGKVMEHYNTPLNEYGDIKDGFIQITTGAGGKLKKDWNPGQCDKNIVAATAHRGHFTLINIKGRQLKLKAIASIGGAVLDSLVINK, encoded by the coding sequence ATGACATTTTCAACTAACACTATTCTCAAACTAATAACGATACTAACTTGTTTGTTTTTAGCATTTAATTGTAAATCATCTTACAATAAAAGAAATACTGTTAATCTAATCCGACAACCATATTTACAGAATGCTTTTAAAGATAGTATCAGTATTTTATGGATTACCAATAAAGGTAAAAAGGCTATAGTAAAGTATGGAACATCTAAAGTTTTAGATAAAGTTGCACATGGCTTTATAACAAAAGACAGTTTAAAATTAAGAAATACAGTTTCCATAAAAGGTCTTGAGCGTGGTAAGAAATATTATTATGCTATTTATACGGATGATAAACGACTAGCCTCGGGTGAAGATTATTTTTTTAAAACCGAATCTGCTGAAAAAAATGCTAGTTTTTCCTTTTATGCTATGGGAGATATTGGTGAGCCTATAAATAAAGGTGGTTTTCCTGAAATTACATCTTGGCAAATACACAATTTAAAAAAGCATCCAGATTTTGGCCTCGGCTTAGGAGACATCATTTATCCAGATGGAAAAAGCGCTTTCGCAGATGCTTATCTTTTTAAGCCTATGGAATCTATCTTGAAAAACATTCCTTTTTATCCTGCCTTAGGAAACCATGATTGGCACGTTAATCCTGATATAAATTTTGCTACAGAATGGAAACTTCCTAATAATGAACACTACTATTCTTTTGATTATAACAATGCACATTTTATTGCATTAGACACTAGAAGTGGAAAAATGTACGATCAAGAAAATCAAATAGAATGGTTTGAAAACGACTTAAAAAATGCGCAAGGAAAGTATGATTGGATCTTTGTATACTTCCATCATAATGGTATTACATGTACTTATAAACCAGAATATAAAGCTGTTGTTGATATGTATCCGCTGTTTACTAAATACAATGTGGATTTAGTTTTAAACGGGCATGCTCATACTTATGAAAGACTAATGCCTTTTGATAAAAACGGAAAGGTTATGGAGCACTATAATACTCCATTAAACGAATACGGAGACATTAAAGATGGTTTTATACAAATTACTACGGGCGCAGGAGGGAAGCTTAAAAAAGATTGGAATCCAGGACAATGTGATAAAAATATTGTTGCTGCAACAGCGCATAGAGGGCATTTTACACTTATTAATATTAAAGGACGTCAACTTAAATTAAAAGCCATTGCATCTATAGGTGGAGCCGTACTTGATTCGTTAGTTATTAATAAATAA
- a CDS encoding ABC transporter permease → MKKFKGFIKKEFYHIFRDKRSLFILFGMPIAQIMLFGFAITNEINNVDIAILDHAKDATTKEIINKISASSYFSIHQFIENESDIESVFKTGKIKAVLNFEKDFSKNLIKENQATLQIIADATDPNTANTISNYVNAMLLNYLKEQNKDIKIAYQIMPQTRMVYNPELKSVYMFVPGVMTIILMLVSAMMTSISISKEKELGTMEILLVSPLKPFLVIVGKVFPYIFLSIINAAVIIILSMFVFKMPVQGSLFLLGLESVLFIITSLSLGILISTISATQQTAMMISLMGLMLPTILLSGFIFPISSMPLPLQIISNIIPAKWFIIIVKGIMLKGVGLSFIWKETLVLFGMTVFYMVISVKKYNIRLE, encoded by the coding sequence ATGAAAAAATTTAAAGGCTTTATAAAAAAAGAATTCTATCACATCTTTAGAGATAAACGCTCGTTGTTTATTCTTTTTGGAATGCCTATTGCACAAATCATGCTTTTTGGGTTTGCTATTACCAACGAAATAAACAATGTAGATATTGCTATTTTAGATCATGCTAAAGATGCTACTACAAAAGAAATAATCAATAAAATTTCGGCATCTTCTTATTTTAGTATTCATCAATTTATTGAAAATGAATCAGATATTGAGTCCGTTTTTAAAACAGGAAAAATAAAAGCAGTATTAAATTTTGAAAAGGATTTTAGTAAAAATCTAATTAAAGAAAACCAAGCAACGTTACAAATAATTGCAGATGCTACCGATCCTAATACAGCGAATACAATTAGTAATTATGTAAATGCCATGCTTTTAAATTATTTAAAGGAGCAAAATAAAGATATTAAAATAGCGTATCAAATAATGCCTCAAACCCGTATGGTGTATAATCCAGAGTTAAAAAGTGTGTATATGTTTGTGCCTGGTGTTATGACTATTATTTTAATGTTGGTTTCTGCTATGATGACCTCCATTTCTATTTCTAAAGAAAAAGAACTAGGGACGATGGAAATTTTATTGGTATCGCCTTTAAAACCTTTTTTAGTTATAGTTGGCAAAGTGTTTCCATATATATTTTTATCAATTATTAATGCAGCAGTTATTATCATTTTAAGCATGTTTGTTTTTAAAATGCCTGTTCAAGGAAGTTTGTTTTTGTTAGGATTAGAAAGTGTTTTATTCATTATAACATCATTATCATTAGGTATTTTAATTTCAACTATTTCTGCTACGCAGCAAACTGCTATGATGATTTCATTAATGGGATTAATGCTTCCAACAATTTTGTTATCGGGGTTTATTTTTCCTATTTCGAGTATGCCGCTCCCTTTGCAAATTATTAGTAACATTATTCCTGCAAAGTGGTTTATTATTATTGTAAAAGGTATTATGCTAAAAGGTGTTGGTTTATCATTTATATGGAAAGAAACATTGGTTTTATTTGGTATGACCGTTTTTTACATGGTGATAAGTGTGAAGAAATACAACATTAGACTCGAATAA
- a CDS encoding DUF6268 family outer membrane beta-barrel protein, giving the protein MYANTEKYGLILVPIFGLYYKSANKKFEANLNLPIIGDINYKTGKKTWVGMRFDGLGTTYTLKNQSYSANGAYVSKTSNELVSYLRFRLSKSIYLNTKVGYAVSRNYKVFDADDKIDLALSSFYFGDKRTQLNERFKDGAIFKMELFYRLHFD; this is encoded by the coding sequence GTGTATGCTAATACCGAAAAATACGGATTGATACTAGTCCCTATTTTTGGTTTATATTATAAAAGTGCTAACAAGAAATTTGAAGCGAATCTAAACCTGCCTATTATTGGAGATATTAATTATAAAACAGGAAAAAAGACTTGGGTTGGAATGCGGTTTGATGGACTAGGAACAACTTACACTTTAAAAAATCAGAGTTATAGCGCAAATGGTGCTTATGTATCTAAAACATCTAACGAATTGGTGAGCTATTTGAGGTTTAGGTTAAGTAAATCCATCTATTTAAATACTAAAGTTGGTTATGCGGTAAGTAGAAATTATAAAGTATTTGATGCTGATGATAAAATTGATTTGGCGTTAAGTTCTTTTTATTTTGGTGATAAAAGAACCCAGCTAAACGAACGTTTTAAAGATGGAGCTATTTTTAAAATGGAACTGTTTTATAGACTTCATTTTGATTAA
- a CDS encoding ABC transporter ATP-binding protein — protein sequence MSISVKHISKTYKKAKALQNISFEVKKGELFGLIGPDGAGKTTLFRILTTLLIPDEGTANVDGFDVFNDYKKIRNGVGYMPGKFSLYQDLTVKENLNFFATIFGTTIEENYDLIKEIYVQIEPFKNRRAGKLSGGMKQKLALCCALIHKPEVLFLDEPTTGVDPVSRKEFWEMLKRLQQKGITILVSTPYMDEAELCDRIALIQDGKILEIETPQALVKKFPKSIYNIGANNMYQLIKSLKSYSYQYSVFPFGEFVHYIDTRENFSTRDLLQFLESQSLSDITIEKTQPTIEDAFMELSK from the coding sequence TTGAGCATTTCTGTTAAACATATCAGTAAAACGTATAAAAAGGCAAAAGCTTTACAAAACATTTCTTTTGAGGTTAAAAAAGGGGAACTTTTCGGACTTATTGGTCCTGACGGAGCAGGAAAAACGACTCTGTTTCGCATTTTAACCACCCTTTTAATCCCAGATGAAGGAACAGCAAACGTTGATGGTTTTGATGTGTTTAATGATTATAAAAAAATACGAAATGGTGTGGGTTATATGCCAGGGAAATTTTCGTTGTATCAAGACTTAACAGTTAAAGAAAATTTAAATTTTTTCGCAACTATATTTGGAACAACCATTGAAGAGAATTACGATTTAATTAAAGAAATCTATGTACAAATAGAACCTTTCAAAAATCGTAGAGCAGGAAAGCTTTCTGGAGGTATGAAACAAAAACTAGCCTTGTGCTGTGCGCTAATTCATAAACCAGAAGTTTTATTTTTAGATGAACCAACTACTGGAGTAGATCCAGTTTCTCGTAAAGAATTTTGGGAAATGCTTAAGCGTTTACAACAAAAAGGTATTACTATTTTAGTTTCTACACCATATATGGATGAAGCTGAACTTTGCGACAGAATAGCATTAATTCAAGATGGAAAAATTTTAGAAATAGAGACACCTCAAGCCCTCGTTAAAAAGTTTCCTAAATCCATTTATAATATTGGGGCTAATAACATGTATCAACTTATAAAAAGCTTAAAAAGTTATTCATATCAATATAGCGTGTTTCCATTTGGAGAGTTTGTGCATTATATTGATACGAGAGAAAATTTTAGCACAAGAGACTTATTACAGTTTTTAGAATCTCAAAGTCTTTCTGATATAACCATAGAAAAAACACAACCAACTATAGAAGATGCCTTTATGGAATTATCCAAATAA